A genome region from candidate division KSB1 bacterium includes the following:
- the serS gene encoding serine--tRNA ligase — protein sequence MLDLKFIRENADVVKKAVKDKHEKADVEQLLNLDVKRRDMIKTVETLRAEQNKVTRQISELKREKKDASDIITEMRKLSDDIKEKNTELKQIEQDIYTIQIHIPNIPHEDVPVGGEQDNVEVRSWGKFAEKDFKPAPHYELAEQRGWIDFQRGANLSGSFFVSYRGWGAKLERALINFMLDMHTDKHGYTEIFPPFITKREVMFGTGQLPKLEDDMYHIAEDDLFLIPTAEVPVTNLHAGEMLSAKDLPIKYTAYTPCFRREAGAYGKDTRGLMRLHQFNKVEMVRFVKPEESYAQLEELLGNAEDVLQALDLPYRVLTLATGDLSFAAAKCYDLEVYAQGIDKWLEVSSCSNFEDFQARRANIRFRRQKGGKPEFVHTLNASGLALPRTVIAILENYQTDEGTVIVPSVLRKYLGTDVLK from the coding sequence ATGCTGGATTTAAAATTTATTCGCGAGAATGCTGATGTCGTTAAAAAAGCTGTAAAAGATAAACACGAAAAAGCTGATGTGGAGCAGCTTTTAAACCTTGACGTAAAACGCCGGGACATGATCAAAACTGTGGAAACCTTACGCGCGGAGCAGAACAAGGTCACTCGACAAATTTCGGAGCTAAAACGCGAGAAAAAAGATGCCTCGGACATTATAACCGAGATGCGCAAGCTATCCGATGACATTAAAGAAAAAAACACAGAGCTCAAACAAATTGAGCAGGATATCTATACGATCCAGATCCACATTCCCAATATTCCCCATGAGGACGTGCCGGTCGGCGGTGAACAGGATAATGTTGAGGTGCGCAGCTGGGGGAAATTCGCTGAAAAAGATTTCAAACCCGCGCCCCATTATGAACTGGCCGAACAGCGCGGCTGGATTGATTTTCAGCGCGGCGCCAACCTTTCCGGATCGTTCTTTGTCAGTTATCGCGGATGGGGCGCGAAACTGGAACGTGCGTTAATCAACTTTATGCTGGATATGCATACAGACAAGCACGGCTACACGGAGATATTTCCCCCCTTTATCACAAAACGCGAGGTCATGTTTGGCACCGGCCAGCTTCCCAAACTGGAAGACGACATGTATCATATCGCAGAAGATGATTTGTTTTTGATCCCCACGGCAGAGGTTCCGGTCACCAACCTGCACGCCGGTGAGATGCTCAGCGCTAAAGATTTACCAATTAAATACACAGCCTATACACCCTGTTTCAGACGTGAAGCCGGGGCTTATGGCAAGGATACCCGCGGCCTGATGCGGCTGCATCAATTTAATAAAGTCGAGATGGTGCGGTTTGTCAAACCGGAGGAATCCTATGCCCAGCTGGAAGAGCTTTTAGGCAATGCAGAGGATGTGTTGCAGGCTCTGGATTTGCCTTACCGGGTCCTGACGCTGGCCACCGGTGATCTGAGTTTTGCTGCTGCAAAATGTTATGATCTTGAAGTGTATGCACAAGGCATTGACAAATGGCTTGAGGTTTCCTCCTGCAGCAATTTTGAAGATTTTCAGGCCAGACGCGCCAACATCAGATTCCGGCGTCAAAAGGGCGGCAAACCGGAATTTGTGCATACATTAAACGCCTCCGGTTTGGCGCTGCCGCGTACGGTCATCGCCATTCTGGAAAATTATCAGACAGACGAGGGCACAGTCATTGTTCCTTCCGTGTTACGCAAATATCTGGGTACGGATGTATTAAAATAG
- a CDS encoding DapH/DapD/GlmU-related protein: MAKDRIIEDNVTCYENVKIGQGTVIEVPSIIGKPPRGALPGELPLIIGRECIIRPFTTLYAGSVIGDDVQTGQGASVREKNEIGNDVSIGTNAVLEFGNKIGNHVRIHSLCFLEMVTIEDHVFVGPNVVFTDDPHPMKCPRYKDCLGGVTVKRLARIGANSTILPGVTIGENTLIGAGSVVTKDVPDNMVVAGAPAKIVKHIDELKCYPGFFERPYVWPPYQE; encoded by the coding sequence ATGGCCAAAGATAGAATCATTGAAGACAATGTGACCTGTTATGAAAATGTGAAAATAGGACAGGGTACGGTTATTGAAGTCCCCTCCATCATCGGTAAACCCCCGCGAGGTGCACTGCCGGGAGAACTGCCGCTTATTATAGGCAGAGAGTGTATCATTCGTCCGTTTACAACTCTATACGCCGGGTCGGTTATCGGCGATGATGTGCAAACAGGTCAGGGAGCATCTGTCAGGGAAAAAAATGAAATCGGAAATGATGTCAGTATTGGTACAAACGCTGTACTCGAATTCGGTAATAAAATTGGTAATCATGTACGAATACATTCGCTGTGTTTCCTGGAAATGGTTACCATCGAAGATCATGTCTTTGTGGGGCCCAATGTGGTTTTCACAGATGATCCCCACCCCATGAAATGTCCACGTTACAAGGATTGTCTGGGCGGAGTTACTGTAAAACGTCTGGCCCGAATCGGTGCAAATTCCACAATTCTTCCGGGCGTCACGATCGGAGAAAACACATTGATTGGTGCTGGATCTGTTGTAACCAAAGATGTCCCGGATAATATGGTCGTTGCAGGTGCTCCTGCAAAAATAGTAAAGCATATTGATGAATTAAAATGTTATCCCGGCTTTTTTGAACGTCCTTATGTTTGGCCGCCTTATCAAGAGTAA
- a CDS encoding DUF4835 family protein: MRFPFLMFGFMLLCFNGVAAQYIDAEVNTNLKTLPQEKQEKLADFAEAVRYYLNNSPWCEDRWDTPVYITATLKLEDMTTDAEERYRGQLVISNSYDIQYTDVHWRFAYQSGDILEYSETELNSFTSMINFYVFLILGGELDKWGTLNGTPYYERARDIAQQAKFGLGRYIEGWDRRTEKVEYLLSNRHKPFREMVDYYFYGLSFVKQDNAKARKHMATAIDKLDRILADNPDNEYARDFLSAHYQEIVEVYRRALDKSPLETMIVLDPDHRRVYQDILNR, encoded by the coding sequence ATGCGTTTCCCCTTTTTGATGTTCGGTTTTATGTTATTGTGCTTTAACGGGGTTGCCGCTCAATACATTGATGCCGAAGTCAATACCAATCTCAAAACGCTTCCTCAGGAAAAGCAGGAAAAACTGGCGGATTTTGCCGAAGCCGTCAGATATTATTTAAACAATTCTCCCTGGTGTGAGGATCGCTGGGATACACCCGTTTATATTACAGCCACACTGAAACTAGAGGATATGACCACAGACGCCGAAGAACGCTATAGAGGTCAACTTGTGATCAGCAACAGCTATGATATTCAGTATACCGATGTTCACTGGCGTTTTGCCTATCAAAGCGGTGACATCCTTGAATATAGTGAAACAGAGCTAAACAGTTTTACCAGCATGATCAATTTTTATGTGTTTCTCATACTGGGCGGCGAACTGGATAAATGGGGTACATTGAACGGCACCCCCTATTATGAAAGAGCCCGTGATATTGCTCAGCAGGCCAAGTTCGGTCTCGGGCGTTATATCGAAGGATGGGACCGACGCACGGAAAAGGTAGAATATCTTTTAAGCAATCGTCACAAACCCTTCCGTGAAATGGTCGATTATTATTTTTACGGTCTGTCCTTTGTCAAACAGGATAATGCCAAAGCCCGCAAACATATGGCCACCGCCATTGACAAACTGGATAGAATTCTGGCTGACAATCCGGATAACGAGTATGCCAGGGATTTTCTCAGTGCACATTACCAGGAAATTGTTGAAGTCTATCGGCGCGCTTTGGATAAATCCCCGCTGGAAACCATGATTGTCCTGGACCCGGATCACAGACGTGTTTACCAGGATATTCTGAATCGTTAA
- a CDS encoding sugar transferase — translation MSKRIEKVFLILVDFLTINLAFMILVRLRSSLNLFTARDFIFAAKLSLIVYLFWLLLFLFRGLYRSWYTQSRFDELLSVFKTTSLGMVLIFVFTFEPEQDLSEAPSLGRMMILSYWVLMMTLVGGGRLVLHTIERKLLESGIGQQNTLIIGWNEEAREMVDRIKKYPALGYRVIGFVGMKKQDLGNKYNSTPVLGWLKKLPSLVNEHQVEQVILAPGKKASTQTVMRIIGKCEDLPVHIKIEPNMYDIVLGHARTNQIYGFPLIEIHPELMPPWEKRIKRLIDILFSFTGLILLSPVLILFALLIKIDSKGPVFFTQERVGRKGKIFSVYKFRSMIRDAEKYTGPVWADENDPRITRMGRFMRKTRIDEFPQLINVLKGDMSLVGPRPERPFFVEQLKKEYPFYSRRLRVKPGVTGWAQVKGKYDTTIEAVKEKLEFDLYYIDNISLRLDLRIMVYTIIVMLKFKGQ, via the coding sequence ATGTCAAAACGAATAGAAAAAGTTTTTTTAATACTCGTCGATTTCCTGACGATTAATCTGGCGTTTATGATTCTGGTGCGTCTGCGCAGCAGTCTGAATTTATTCACGGCAAGAGATTTTATATTTGCAGCTAAACTATCACTCATTGTATATCTGTTCTGGCTGCTGCTGTTCTTATTCCGGGGCTTGTACCGGTCGTGGTACACGCAATCCCGCTTTGATGAACTGCTCTCTGTGTTCAAAACGACAAGTCTGGGAATGGTTCTGATTTTTGTTTTTACATTCGAACCGGAGCAGGATTTATCAGAAGCCCCTTCACTGGGACGCATGATGATCCTCAGTTACTGGGTTCTCATGATGACGCTTGTGGGCGGAGGGCGTCTTGTTCTGCATACGATTGAGCGCAAGCTGCTCGAGTCCGGGATTGGTCAGCAGAACACCCTGATTATCGGCTGGAACGAGGAAGCCCGTGAGATGGTGGACCGGATTAAAAAATATCCTGCGCTGGGGTATCGGGTTATCGGTTTTGTCGGCATGAAAAAACAGGATTTGGGCAACAAATATAATTCAACCCCCGTTTTGGGCTGGTTGAAAAAACTGCCGTCCCTGGTCAACGAACACCAGGTGGAGCAGGTTATTCTGGCCCCCGGCAAAAAGGCATCCACACAGACCGTCATGCGCATTATCGGAAAATGCGAAGATCTGCCGGTGCACATCAAAATAGAACCCAATATGTACGATATTGTGCTCGGTCACGCCAGGACGAATCAGATTTACGGATTTCCCCTGATCGAAATCCATCCCGAATTGATGCCGCCGTGGGAGAAACGCATCAAACGGCTCATTGACATTCTATTTTCATTCACCGGTCTGATCCTGCTTTCTCCGGTTTTGATCCTGTTTGCACTATTGATCAAAATAGACTCGAAAGGTCCGGTATTTTTTACTCAGGAACGCGTCGGCCGCAAAGGCAAAATCTTTTCCGTTTATAAATTCCGCTCCATGATCCGGGATGCCGAAAAATATACAGGCCCGGTATGGGCGGATGAAAATGATCCCCGAATCACCCGGATGGGTCGATTTATGCGCAAAACCCGAATCGATGAATTCCCGCAGCTTATTAACGTGCTCAAAGGTGATATGAGTCTGGTCGGACCGCGTCCCGAGCGTCCTTTTTTCGTAGAACAATTGAAAAAAGAATATCCGTTTTACAGTCGAAGACTGCGCGTCAAGCCCGGAGTCACGGGCTGGGCGCAGGTGAAAGGGAAATACGACACCACCATAGAGGCGGTGAAAGAAAAGCTGGAATTTGATTTATATTACATTGACAACATATCACTGCGTCTTGATCTCCGGATCATGGTGTACACAATTATTGTCATGCTGAAATTCAAAGGTCAATAA
- a CDS encoding glycosyltransferase family 2 protein → MMSNQIQIDDNLMVSFVIPMLNERDAIERCLDSILSQNYPGDKIEILVIDGMSEDGSRDIVKSLAERFEQIKLFDNPRKRTPASLNIGARNAQGDIVVILGAHTKIHPDFVKTNVRYMNELGVKCVGGTQINVGETPMQKAIGIAMGSIFGIPSAPYRFYKKKKYVDTVVYAAYKKELFEKIGYFDEELHISEDAEFNWRIRQAGYKIFYTPEIISYYYPRKNLKTLFRQFYNYGILRVNVIKKHFDAFKFIHILPPLFVSLLIITAISGILIPKTSIFFLVLTVIYLVYLIIGALITAQNTQKPGYTFKLVVIFMTMHTSWGLGFLRGLFKTYN, encoded by the coding sequence ATGATGTCGAATCAAATCCAAATCGATGATAATTTGATGGTTTCATTTGTCATCCCGATGCTGAATGAAAGGGACGCTATCGAGCGTTGTCTTGACTCTATATTGAGCCAAAATTATCCAGGCGATAAAATTGAAATATTGGTCATTGACGGTATGTCAGAGGATGGTTCCCGGGATATCGTAAAATCACTGGCAGAACGGTTTGAACAAATCAAGCTGTTTGATAATCCTCGCAAACGAACACCTGCTTCGCTTAATATTGGCGCCCGCAATGCTCAGGGCGATATAGTGGTAATACTCGGTGCACATACCAAGATCCATCCTGATTTTGTAAAAACCAATGTGCGATATATGAATGAACTGGGTGTAAAGTGTGTCGGGGGCACACAAATCAATGTGGGTGAAACCCCTATGCAAAAAGCCATCGGCATTGCAATGGGTTCTATATTCGGCATTCCAAGCGCACCTTATCGATTTTACAAGAAAAAAAAATATGTAGATACGGTGGTTTATGCCGCCTATAAAAAAGAGTTGTTTGAAAAAATCGGTTATTTTGATGAAGAGTTGCATATTTCTGAAGACGCAGAATTTAACTGGCGAATTCGTCAAGCAGGATACAAAATCTTTTATACACCTGAAATAATATCATATTATTACCCAAGAAAAAATTTGAAAACTTTATTCCGGCAATTTTATAATTATGGGATATTACGAGTCAATGTAATTAAAAAGCATTTTGATGCCTTTAAATTCATTCATATATTACCTCCGCTATTTGTAAGTCTATTGATAATTACTGCAATATCCGGAATTTTGATACCTAAAACAAGCATATTCTTCCTTGTTTTAACCGTTATATATCTGGTTTATTTGATTATCGGTGCTTTAATCACAGCACAAAACACTCAAAAACCGGGATATACATTTAAACTCGTTGTAATTTTTATGACAATGCATACAAGCTGGGGCCTGGGATTCCTGCGCGGTCTATTTAAAACATACAATTGA
- a CDS encoding metallophosphoesterase family protein encodes MATNQKIRRIGIISDTHGKLDPDVHRIFANVDTIIHTGDIGKDEILTELECIAPVNAVFGNTDQGPLRDRLKAVLMLSLGTYKISVTHYPEHLRRILIDTEQYNIQCAGHTHEPLIKQEHNRLYINPGSASQPRGGYEPSVALLNIDGIEPEAEIVFLGTDMENP; translated from the coding sequence TTGGCAACCAATCAAAAGATACGCCGTATCGGAATCATTTCAGACACACACGGCAAGCTCGATCCGGATGTACACAGAATTTTTGCAAATGTCGATACGATCATTCATACCGGTGATATTGGAAAGGATGAAATTTTGACCGAACTGGAGTGTATCGCGCCGGTAAACGCCGTGTTTGGAAATACAGATCAGGGGCCGTTGCGCGACCGGTTGAAAGCCGTTCTGATGTTATCATTGGGTACATACAAAATTTCAGTAACCCATTATCCGGAACATTTGCGGCGAATTCTCATCGATACCGAACAATACAACATCCAATGCGCCGGACATACGCATGAACCGCTCATCAAACAAGAACACAACCGTCTGTACATCAATCCGGGATCGGCAAGCCAGCCGCGCGGCGGATACGAACCGAGTGTGGCATTATTGAATATAGACGGCATTGAACCCGAAGCAGAGATCGTGTTTCTCGGAACAGATATGGAGAATCCATGA
- a CDS encoding glycosyltransferase family 4 protein: protein MNILMVLQSDYPPDVRLTKEIKSLYQNGYTVYLLCNNLNKSPKVEKIDNAVVIRINKLFFIPQKMRILFNIPLFFNPVWLFSIISYSIKCNINYIHVHDLPLAFSAILAGKLLNKPVVYDMHENYPAAMDIWYKKNPYYFLFKNPFFAKQLDSICMRHAEKLITTIDERKKYLETLFKSDKIHIVSNTIDLERFWSFSIDRDIVDTYSKKYTILYIGFFSSERGLDTVLEGMPILIDRIPEIKLLLVGKGKYTPHLKSLVKKISQQHIDIIDWVPFEQVPSFIQSASVCVDPRPSNKANDSTISHKIFQYMAMEKPIVTSDSIPFSRIIAECRCGEIFKSNSPADFADAVTKIYNSTTPFGKNGKKAVIEKYNWQETTKELLKVYSTLKKGS, encoded by the coding sequence ATGAATATATTAATGGTGCTGCAGAGCGATTATCCACCGGATGTTCGATTGACAAAGGAAATCAAGTCGCTTTATCAAAACGGTTATACCGTTTATTTACTCTGTAACAACCTCAACAAAAGTCCAAAAGTTGAAAAAATTGATAACGCTGTTGTTATTCGCATCAACAAACTGTTTTTTATCCCCCAGAAAATGAGAATATTATTTAATATTCCTCTTTTTTTTAATCCGGTCTGGCTGTTCAGCATCATCAGTTATTCCATAAAATGCAATATCAATTATATTCACGTACACGATTTACCCCTTGCCTTTTCCGCTATTCTAGCCGGCAAATTACTCAACAAACCCGTTGTATACGATATGCATGAAAACTACCCGGCAGCCATGGATATCTGGTATAAAAAAAATCCTTATTATTTTCTTTTCAAAAATCCTTTTTTTGCAAAACAACTGGATTCCATCTGCATGCGACATGCTGAAAAATTAATTACAACCATTGATGAACGTAAAAAATACCTAGAAACCCTTTTTAAATCTGACAAAATTCATATAGTAAGCAACACCATTGATCTGGAAAGATTCTGGTCATTCAGCATTGACCGGGATATTGTGGATACATATAGTAAAAAATATACCATTCTCTATATCGGTTTTTTCAGTTCAGAACGAGGATTGGATACCGTGCTTGAAGGCATGCCCATACTCATTGACAGAATACCTGAAATAAAGCTGCTTCTCGTTGGAAAAGGAAAATATACACCGCATTTGAAATCTCTTGTAAAAAAAATCTCACAACAACATATCGACATCATTGACTGGGTCCCCTTTGAACAAGTTCCCTCGTTTATACAGAGCGCTTCTGTATGTGTAGATCCCAGGCCATCGAATAAAGCCAATGACAGCACAATTTCTCACAAAATTTTTCAATATATGGCCATGGAAAAACCGATTGTCACATCGGATTCTATTCCATTTTCACGGATTATTGCAGAGTGCCGTTGCGGAGAAATATTCAAGTCTAATTCTCCGGCTGATTTTGCTGATGCCGTCACAAAAATATATAACTCTACCACACCTTTTGGAAAAAACGGCAAAAAAGCCGTCATAGAAAAATACAACTGGCAGGAAACCACAAAGGAATTATTAAAGGTATATAGTACACTCAAAAAAGGATCATAA
- a CDS encoding Gfo/Idh/MocA family oxidoreductase codes for MNIAVVGLGYWGPNLVRNIYEAKMCSGIYCCDKDPAKTKTIKTKYPEINITNNYKDILNNQDIEAVVIATPVSTHYPLGLEFLNAGKHVFIEKPFAASTEQANELVNTAEKRNKVIMVGHTFEYSPPVLKIKELIDKNELGDIYYISSSRVNLGLHQKDVSVIWDLAPHDFSCLFFWLNEDPIRISAMGKDYVQKGIPDVAFINLEFPSGSFANVQVSWLAPSKLRRTAIIGSEKMLVYDDTQNVEKVKIYDKGVDYVNPESFGEFQLSYRTGDIISPRLETFEPLNREMQHFVNCCKTGKTPISDGRDGLRVVKALESAEYSLNHNGESVEI; via the coding sequence ATGAATATTGCAGTCGTAGGTTTAGGTTACTGGGGGCCCAATCTGGTGAGAAATATCTATGAAGCCAAAATGTGCTCTGGTATTTATTGCTGTGACAAAGATCCGGCAAAAACCAAAACCATAAAAACAAAATACCCTGAAATCAATATTACCAATAACTATAAAGATATCTTGAACAATCAGGACATCGAAGCAGTGGTAATTGCCACCCCGGTTTCCACTCACTATCCGTTGGGACTGGAGTTCCTGAATGCCGGAAAACACGTTTTTATAGAAAAACCCTTTGCCGCATCTACAGAGCAGGCAAATGAACTTGTTAATACTGCGGAAAAAAGGAATAAAGTGATCATGGTCGGTCATACATTTGAATACAGTCCACCGGTGTTAAAAATCAAGGAATTAATCGACAAGAATGAACTCGGAGACATTTATTACATCAGTTCATCAAGAGTGAACCTGGGTCTGCATCAAAAAGATGTGAGCGTGATATGGGATCTGGCACCGCATGATTTTTCATGTTTGTTCTTTTGGCTGAATGAAGATCCAATTCGCATTTCAGCCATGGGCAAGGATTATGTCCAAAAAGGCATCCCGGATGTCGCCTTTATCAATTTAGAATTCCCATCCGGCAGTTTTGCAAATGTTCAGGTAAGCTGGCTGGCACCCAGCAAATTAAGGAGAACAGCAATCATCGGAAGCGAAAAAATGCTCGTTTACGATGACACTCAGAATGTGGAAAAGGTAAAAATATATGACAAAGGCGTTGATTATGTGAATCCTGAATCCTTTGGCGAGTTCCAACTGAGCTATCGCACTGGCGACATCATCAGTCCGCGTTTGGAAACCTTTGAACCGCTGAATCGTGAAATGCAGCACTTTGTTAACTGCTGCAAAACAGGGAAAACCCCGATCAGCGACGGCAGAGACGGGCTTCGGGTTGTAAAAGCACTGGAGAGCGCGGAATATTCATTAAATCACAATGGTGAAAGTGTAGAGATTTAG
- a CDS encoding calcium/sodium antiporter: MIVSILLLIAGLFLLWIGSEFLVKGSSSLALHMGVRPILVGLTVVAMGTSSPELAVSLTAALQNSKAISLGNIIGSNIANIGLVLGTCALINPLKIERATLRNEVPIMIGAILLFCFLSFDGLLSFWDGLILVALFLGFLILIANLAKKDRKKAKELAVVDQTGEKHLLKNILFIILGLAGLVYGAVLIVNSSIDIANALGVSQAVIAVSMVAVGTSLPELAISAVASIRGESELAVGNAVGSNIFNTLFVIAIVAMISPIPVNRELFQLDYPAMLVFTLITGPLMMTRFRISRLEGIFLLLLYVGFIYLIF; encoded by the coding sequence ATGATTGTGAGCATACTTTTATTAATAGCCGGTTTATTTTTACTTTGGATCGGTTCAGAGTTTCTGGTAAAAGGCTCCTCCTCGCTGGCTTTGCATATGGGAGTGAGACCGATACTGGTCGGACTCACGGTCGTGGCCATGGGCACGTCTTCACCGGAATTGGCGGTTTCTTTAACCGCAGCGCTTCAGAACAGCAAGGCTATTTCACTGGGCAATATTATAGGGAGCAATATCGCCAATATCGGCCTGGTTCTGGGAACCTGCGCTCTGATCAATCCTTTGAAAATTGAACGGGCCACGCTTCGCAATGAAGTGCCGATTATGATCGGAGCTATTTTACTGTTTTGTTTTTTAAGTTTCGATGGTTTGCTGAGTTTTTGGGACGGTTTGATATTAGTTGCTCTGTTCCTCGGCTTTTTAATTCTGATCGCCAATCTGGCCAAAAAAGACCGAAAAAAAGCCAAAGAACTGGCCGTTGTAGATCAGACCGGAGAAAAACACTTGCTCAAAAACATTTTATTTATTATTTTGGGTCTGGCGGGACTGGTATACGGGGCAGTGCTTATTGTAAATTCATCCATCGACATTGCAAACGCCCTGGGAGTCAGCCAAGCGGTTATCGCTGTTTCAATGGTGGCTGTGGGAACATCCCTGCCGGAATTGGCAATCTCGGCAGTGGCCTCGATTCGGGGAGAATCCGAACTGGCTGTTGGAAACGCAGTGGGAAGCAATATTTTCAACACCCTGTTTGTCATTGCCATCGTGGCCATGATATCGCCGATCCCGGTGAACCGTGAGTTGTTTCAGCTCGATTATCCGGCAATGCTTGTCTTTACATTAATCACGGGGCCGCTGATGATGACAAGATTCCGTATAAGCCGACTTGAAGGAATCTTTTTGCTGCTGCTTTACGTTGGTTTTATTTATTTGATCTTTTAA
- the pyrF gene encoding orotidine-5'-phosphate decarboxylase, producing MKTAFNERVNSAIKQSNSLLCVGLDTDIARLPESIRREKDALFEFNKRMIDATIEYVAAYKLNLAFYEAQGYQGFKACEKTFRYIPEDKIKIADAKRGDIGNTAEQYVRSVFDNLDADAVTVNPYMGYDAAVPFIKRPEYGVFFLCLTSNKSSKDFQYFSNGKQTLYEKVAKTVGSWNTQNNCGLVVGATHPEELGKIRKIAPDLPFLIPGIGTQGGSPDKSVLQGTDANAGSALFNSSRSIIYASLSNDFEQAAREAAKNSRDQLNTARQNKLRREGMKEAKAIELFEKSGALLNGHFQLTSGLHSPQYFQCAKVLQYPDYSEQFAQAIIKHFKSDHIDCVISPAVGGIIFGYEVARQLNCRNIFSERVNNVMTLRRGLQINNDERVLVIEDVITTGGSVKEVIELVEGAGAGVVGVGSIVDRSGGKKLFDVPYYSVFNMDVVTYEPETCPLCAKGSKPIKPGSRPARQ from the coding sequence ATGAAGACAGCATTTAATGAACGGGTGAATTCAGCGATCAAACAATCCAATTCATTGTTGTGCGTGGGACTGGACACGGATATCGCCCGGCTGCCCGAATCGATCCGGAGAGAAAAGGATGCACTATTTGAATTCAACAAACGAATGATCGATGCAACAATAGAATATGTGGCAGCGTACAAACTAAACCTGGCGTTTTACGAAGCTCAGGGTTACCAGGGATTTAAAGCGTGTGAAAAAACATTCCGATATATACCGGAAGACAAAATCAAAATAGCCGACGCCAAACGCGGAGACATCGGCAACACCGCTGAACAGTATGTTCGTTCTGTGTTTGACAATCTCGACGCGGATGCAGTGACTGTAAACCCCTACATGGGATATGATGCCGCCGTTCCGTTTATCAAACGCCCGGAATACGGTGTTTTTTTTCTGTGTTTGACTTCTAATAAAAGCTCAAAAGATTTTCAATATTTCTCAAATGGAAAGCAAACGCTTTACGAAAAAGTAGCTAAAACCGTCGGGTCCTGGAATACGCAGAACAATTGCGGTTTGGTAGTCGGGGCAACGCACCCTGAAGAGTTGGGAAAAATTCGCAAGATCGCGCCTGACCTGCCCTTTTTGATTCCCGGTATTGGAACGCAGGGCGGCAGTCCCGACAAATCCGTTTTGCAGGGAACCGATGCAAACGCCGGATCGGCATTGTTTAATTCCAGCCGATCTATCATTTATGCATCTTTATCAAATGATTTTGAGCAGGCAGCCCGGGAGGCGGCAAAAAATAGCAGAGACCAACTGAACACAGCACGACAAAACAAATTACGGAGAGAGGGTATGAAGGAAGCCAAGGCAATTGAACTGTTTGAAAAATCCGGGGCTTTGCTCAACGGACATTTTCAATTGACATCGGGACTGCACAGTCCCCAATATTTCCAATGCGCCAAAGTTTTGCAATATCCGGACTATTCGGAACAATTTGCACAGGCCATTATCAAACATTTTAAAAGCGATCATATCGACTGTGTGATTTCTCCGGCGGTCGGAGGAATTATTTTCGGCTATGAAGTGGCGAGACAGTTAAACTGCCGCAATATTTTTTCAGAACGCGTGAACAACGTGATGACCTTGCGACGCGGTCTGCAAATCAACAACGATGAACGCGTATTGGTGATCGAAGATGTAATCACAACCGGCGGATCCGTCAAAGAAGTTATTGAACTGGTCGAGGGCGCCGGCGCCGGGGTGGTCGGAGTGGGATCCATTGTTGACCGCAGCGGCGGCAAAAAATTGTTTGATGTGCCCTATTACTCGGTTTTCAATATGGATGTTGTAACCTACGAGCCGGAAACTTGTCCCCTGTGCGCAAAAGGAAGCAAACCCATTAAACCCGGCAGTCGACCGGCCAGGCAATGA